In Ruania alkalisoli, the DNA window GGTCCGCGAGCGCCGCATCGCCCGCGCCGAGGCATCCTGGGTGTACCCCGTGGCGTCGAGCGCCTTCTGCACTTTCCGTCGGGTGGCCTCGGTGACGCGACGTGTCCCGTTCACCACGTGCGAGACCGTGGAGGTCGAGACACCAGCAGCGCGCGCGACGTCGACGATCGTCGCGCGACCCCCGTCCGGCGGACGGGTCACGACCGGAGTCTCTCCTGCGTCCACCATCACTCAGCCCTTGACCGCACCGAACGTCATCCCTGCGACGACGTGGCGCTGAAAGACAGCGTAGAGGAGCAGCTGGGGCAGCAGGACCAGGGTGGCCGAGGCCATCATGGCCCCGTAGTCCACCGACCAGAACCCTTGGAACTGCGCCACCCCGAGGGAGATCGTGGTCATCGTTGGGTCGTTGATCAACGTCACCGCGAACGGATACTCGTTCCACACGTAGATGATGTTGAAGATCAACAGCGTGGCCACCACGGGCCGCATCAGCGGGAATACGATCCGCCAGGCCAGCGTCCGCAACCGTGCGCCGTCGATCACTGCGGCCTCTTCGACCTCCACCGGGAAGTCTGCCAAGAATCCGGTGAACAACAGCACGTTGAACGGCAGCTGTGCAGCGATATAGGGCAGGATCAGGGCCCAGTAGGTGCCGAACAGGCCGAGCTCGATATTCAGCCGGTACACGGGGAACAGCAGGATGTAGACCGGGATGGCCAGACCGGCGAGCAGGTAGAACCGTAGACCGTTGCGCAGCCATACCCGTGTCCACTCCATCCGGGTCAGCGCATAGGCGGCCATGTAGGCGAACACCACACCCACCACCACGGACACGCTGGCGAGGATGAAGGTGTTCTTGTACATCAGCATGAGGTTCAGCGTCTGCGTCGCCACCTGGTAGTTCGCCAGGTTCAGCTCGGTGAGGTTGAGCGGGTCGCGCAGGATGTTCTCGTTCGTCTGGAACGAGAGCACCACCACCCACAGCATCGGCAGGATGAGCAGCGCCGTCACCACATACGCCACGACCGCCGCCCACCCCCGACGGCGTCCCGTGCGCCGGCGAGGCACGTC includes these proteins:
- a CDS encoding carbohydrate ABC transporter permease — translated: MSTSTRTQVRSPQGDVPRRRTGRRRGWAAVVAYVVTALLILPMLWVVVLSFQTNENILRDPLNLTELNLANYQVATQTLNLMLMYKNTFILASVSVVVGVVFAYMAAYALTRMEWTRVWLRNGLRFYLLAGLAIPVYILLFPVYRLNIELGLFGTYWALILPYIAAQLPFNVLLFTGFLADFPVEVEEAAVIDGARLRTLAWRIVFPLMRPVVATLLIFNIIYVWNEYPFAVTLINDPTMTTISLGVAQFQGFWSVDYGAMMASATLVLLPQLLLYAVFQRHVVAGMTFGAVKG